From a region of the Rhodococcus sp. 4CII genome:
- a CDS encoding IS5 family transposase (programmed frameshift), translating to MVEPLIPRFVARPQGGGSAPADDRAVFTAIVYVLTSGCPWRHLPPSFGVTVPTAHRRFSAWVRDGVFEKLHREVLDRLGSAGELDWTAAILDAASVRAKRGSLTGPSPVDHGKKGSKIHVLSETNGIPLVVGVTGANTHDSTMLQPLVARIPATKSRRGPRRRKPGKLRGDKGYDYDIHRRWLRERGIVPRIARRGIERNDRLGRYRWKIERTIAWLTGYRRTTIRYERYGEHFAGFLHLAAALTCFKKLPT from the exons ATGGTCGAACCGTTGATTCCGCGTTTTGTCGCCCGGCCGCAGGGAGGCGGCAGTGCGCCGGCCGATGACCGGGCGGTGTTCACCGCGATCGTGTACGTGCTCACCAGCGGATGTCCGTGGCGGCATCTGCCGCCCTCCTTCGGGGTGACGGTGCCGACCGCGCATCGACGATTCAGCGCCTGGGTACGGGATGGGGTGTTCGAGAAACTCCATCGCGAGGTGCTCGACCGGCTCGGGAGCGCGGGCGAACTCGACTGGACGGCAGCGATCCTGGATGCGGCAAGCGTCCGGGCAAAAAGG GGATCGCTGACCGGCCCCAGCCCGGTCGACCACGGCAAGAAGGGATCGAAGATCCACGTCCTGTCCGAAACGAATGGAATCCCACTGGTCGTGGGTGTGACCGGGGCGAACACCCACGACAGCACGATGCTGCAACCATTGGTGGCACGGATTCCGGCAACGAAGTCCAGGCGCGGACCACGCCGGCGCAAACCGGGAAAGCTTCGCGGCGACAAGGGCTACGACTACGACATTCACCGACGGTGGCTGCGCGAACGAGGCATCGTCCCGAGGATCGCCCGCCGCGGCATCGAGCGAAACGATCGCCTCGGCCGGTACCGGTGGAAGATCGAACGCACCATCGCCTGGCTCACCGGCTACCGGCGCACGACCATCCGCTACGAACGCTACGGCGAACACTTCGCCGGCTTCCTCCACCTCGCCGCCGCACTCACCTGCTTCAAGAAACTCCCCACATGA
- a CDS encoding nuclear transport factor 2 family protein, with protein MESQLQRIIDEAAIREVHLRYCRGIDRMDWELVRSCYHPGAVDDHGPFRGTIDEFIAWAAKLLPTFVSTTHFIGNQLVEVNGDSAWMESYSRAYHRKAPAGALPATDWVLNLRYIDRLERRDGHWRIVERVATCDTERTDPVGGEHAILGPGFHRGTRDKTDPSYSRGLVHDNA; from the coding sequence ATGGAATCACAGCTGCAGCGGATCATCGACGAGGCCGCAATCCGCGAGGTCCACCTCCGGTATTGCCGCGGAATCGATCGCATGGACTGGGAACTTGTGCGGTCTTGCTACCACCCGGGTGCCGTCGACGACCACGGGCCCTTTCGGGGGACCATCGACGAGTTCATCGCTTGGGCCGCCAAATTACTGCCTACTTTCGTCTCGACAACACACTTCATCGGTAACCAACTCGTCGAAGTCAACGGCGACTCAGCTTGGATGGAGTCCTACTCCCGGGCTTACCACCGAAAGGCACCTGCCGGCGCGCTGCCTGCAACGGACTGGGTCCTCAACTTGCGCTATATCGATCGACTCGAACGCAGAGACGGTCATTGGCGCATCGTTGAGCGCGTGGCGACATGTGATACCGAACGAACCGACCCGGTAGGCGGTGAGCACGCAATCCTCGGCCCTGGGTTCCACAGAGGGACACGTGACAAGACAGACCCTTCCTATTCCCGGGGGCTCGTTCACGACAATGCGTAA
- a CDS encoding cyclase family protein, translated as MTMYPKYRELERIENGRRSAWGVFGSEDDLGTANFLSPVAVRAATREIQTGERVNLSLPLDLPTPPYFGRNPMQHRIFRHSELVLDDVMDNFFPQASSQWDGLRHRKDPDVGFYNGVSEEEAGAGGSRLGVEAWAQQGIVGRGVLLDIPRFGGIEDYDPFVPHRIDVKMIKKVLDAERVVLSDGDILLVRTGYMGAYLAAPVTDRGALRDKVTSAGLAAAEEMAEFLWDNRITAAAGDNPGLEALPRNLEVPDLHSRLIPMLGFLIGEFWALDALAEASARDGRYTCFLASVPLNLPGGVGTPANAIALR; from the coding sequence ATGACGATGTACCCGAAGTATAGGGAGCTCGAAAGGATCGAGAACGGTCGACGTTCGGCGTGGGGGGTATTCGGCTCCGAGGACGACCTCGGCACCGCCAACTTCCTCTCTCCTGTCGCGGTCAGGGCCGCGACCCGCGAGATTCAGACCGGCGAACGGGTCAACTTGTCACTGCCCCTCGACCTTCCAACCCCGCCGTACTTCGGACGGAACCCGATGCAGCACCGAATCTTTCGTCATAGCGAGCTGGTGCTCGACGATGTCATGGACAATTTTTTCCCACAGGCCTCGAGCCAATGGGATGGCTTGCGGCACCGAAAGGACCCCGATGTCGGCTTCTACAACGGTGTCTCCGAGGAGGAGGCCGGTGCCGGCGGCTCCCGGTTGGGCGTGGAAGCGTGGGCCCAACAGGGGATCGTCGGACGCGGAGTTCTCCTCGATATCCCACGATTTGGCGGCATCGAAGACTACGATCCTTTTGTACCGCACCGTATCGATGTCAAGATGATCAAGAAAGTCCTGGACGCCGAGCGAGTTGTCCTGTCCGACGGCGACATCCTTCTGGTGCGCACGGGATACATGGGGGCGTACCTAGCCGCACCTGTGACAGACCGGGGCGCACTTCGGGACAAAGTCACCAGTGCCGGCCTAGCCGCCGCCGAGGAGATGGCCGAGTTCCTCTGGGACAACAGGATCACAGCTGCGGCCGGAGATAACCCCGGCCTCGAAGCATTGCCGCGCAATCTCGAGGTACCCGACCTCCACAGTCGGCTCATCCCGATGCTCGGCTTCCTCATCGGTGAGTTCTGGGCACTTGACGCGCTCGCCGAGGCGTCGGCACGCGATGGGCGCTACACGTGCTTCCTGGCCTCGGTGCCACTGAACCTGCCCGGTGGCGTAGGCACACCTGCCAATGCCATCGCGCTGCGGTGA
- a CDS encoding acyl--CoA ligase family protein has protein sequence MPNGQSANGSVSFEPLTPTAYLDRAAAAHGDRVGVVDGHSRWTYTELRERCMRLAGALAPLAHRRPVAVLAPNTHVLLEANFGVPWAGVPLVSINTRLSAGEVAYILQHSNAGVLVHDPMFDDLVGAVFAELSEPPVRIRAGQEYEDLLAGAQSEHRTPSDERSLLSINYTSGTTGRPKGVMYHHRGASLQSLAMVGHTGLSPSSMYLWTLPMFHCNGWCFPWAVTAAAATHICLPKVDPTEIWRLVREEGVTHLSGAPTVLAMIAHAKDATPLPKGRPVRITTGGAPPSPAILRRMAKLGFEVTHLYGLTETYGPAMLCDWRPEWDDLDLDAQSRLKARQGVGNMISCTVRVIAEDGSDVPADGTTTGQIALRGNNLMLGYLHDPEATLNAVPDGWFRTGDLGVVHRDGYIELRDRAKDVIISGGENIASVEVEQAILDHPAVLEAAVIAMPDERWGEVPAAYITLQEGASTTAEEIVEHVRSRLARFKAPKMVSFGELPKTSTGKIQKHLLREKAWAGIARQIQ, from the coding sequence ATGCCGAACGGACAGAGCGCCAACGGCTCGGTTTCATTCGAGCCGTTGACCCCGACGGCGTATCTGGACCGGGCGGCCGCCGCACATGGCGACCGGGTCGGTGTGGTGGACGGTCACTCCCGATGGACCTACACGGAGCTGAGGGAACGATGCATGCGGCTGGCCGGGGCATTGGCCCCGTTGGCGCACCGCAGGCCGGTCGCGGTGCTCGCTCCGAACACACATGTACTTCTGGAGGCGAATTTCGGAGTGCCATGGGCAGGAGTACCGCTCGTCTCGATCAACACTCGGCTCTCCGCGGGAGAGGTCGCTTACATTCTGCAGCACTCGAACGCTGGAGTGCTCGTGCACGACCCGATGTTCGACGACCTCGTCGGCGCCGTGTTTGCCGAGCTGTCGGAACCGCCCGTGCGGATCCGAGCCGGGCAGGAGTATGAAGACCTGCTCGCCGGGGCACAATCAGAGCACCGTACCCCGTCGGATGAACGCTCACTGCTGTCGATCAACTACACGTCCGGCACCACAGGACGGCCCAAGGGCGTGATGTACCACCACAGGGGCGCATCGCTGCAGTCGTTGGCAATGGTGGGCCATACCGGGTTGTCACCCTCCTCGATGTACCTGTGGACGCTGCCGATGTTCCACTGCAACGGCTGGTGCTTCCCATGGGCGGTGACCGCGGCGGCCGCAACGCATATCTGCCTGCCCAAGGTTGACCCGACCGAAATATGGCGTCTAGTCCGCGAGGAGGGCGTGACACACCTGAGCGGAGCACCGACGGTCCTGGCGATGATCGCGCACGCGAAGGACGCAACGCCACTACCGAAGGGACGCCCTGTACGGATCACGACAGGAGGAGCGCCGCCGTCACCGGCCATCTTGCGGCGAATGGCGAAACTCGGATTCGAGGTGACCCATCTGTACGGGCTCACCGAGACCTATGGACCGGCCATGTTGTGCGACTGGCGCCCAGAGTGGGACGATCTCGACCTGGACGCCCAATCCCGGCTCAAGGCCCGCCAGGGCGTCGGGAACATGATCTCCTGTACCGTGCGGGTAATCGCCGAGGACGGCTCCGACGTACCAGCCGACGGCACCACGACGGGGCAAATCGCCCTGCGCGGCAACAACCTCATGCTGGGCTACTTGCACGATCCGGAGGCCACGCTGAACGCGGTGCCGGATGGGTGGTTTCGGACCGGTGACCTCGGCGTCGTGCATCGCGATGGGTACATCGAGCTACGAGACCGGGCCAAGGACGTGATCATCTCAGGCGGAGAGAACATCGCGTCAGTCGAGGTCGAGCAGGCAATTCTAGACCACCCGGCGGTGCTGGAGGCTGCGGTGATCGCAATGCCGGACGAGCGATGGGGCGAGGTCCCGGCCGCGTACATCACGCTACAAGAGGGCGCCTCGACGACCGCGGAAGAGATCGTCGAGCACGTGCGAAGTCGACTCGCCCGGTTCAAGGCACCCAAGATGGTGAGTTTCGGCGAGCTTCCCAAAACCTCCACCGGTAAGATCCAGAAACACCTACTTCGCGAGAAGGCATGGGCTGGCATCGCACGCCAAATCCAATGA
- a CDS encoding enoyl-CoA hydratase/isomerase family protein: MEYTALAVEVREGIAWVTMNRPEKRNAISAQMMREMRHFLEETKYDADVHAVVISGAGPHFCSGHDLLAHKELGSGPRPWSEDQSRAYLDFIFDHWYWPLKDYPKPLIAAVHGTAAAGGAELALLCDITLATPDAVFDYSVLRATGVFMSQMLVYTAGWKAAHEIYLTGGTVHAAEALRLRMINRIVSQENLLNEAERLGTIISRMPMESLKLGKIATRHAYDLAGLREAWFYGKEADILAHLVAGDEVESNIRHEQGVTAAIQWRKERFVGLDVPFE; this comes from the coding sequence ATGGAGTACACAGCACTGGCCGTCGAGGTCCGTGAAGGAATCGCCTGGGTGACCATGAATCGCCCCGAAAAACGAAACGCGATTTCCGCGCAGATGATGCGCGAGATGCGGCACTTCCTGGAGGAGACCAAGTACGACGCCGATGTCCACGCGGTCGTGATCAGCGGCGCAGGCCCACACTTCTGCTCCGGACACGATCTATTGGCGCACAAGGAACTCGGCAGCGGACCCCGGCCCTGGAGTGAGGACCAGTCGCGCGCCTACCTGGACTTCATCTTCGATCACTGGTATTGGCCGCTCAAGGACTACCCCAAGCCGCTGATCGCGGCGGTACACGGCACAGCAGCGGCCGGTGGTGCCGAGCTCGCCCTGCTGTGCGACATCACGCTGGCCACGCCGGATGCAGTTTTCGACTACAGCGTGCTGCGCGCAACCGGCGTATTCATGTCGCAGATGCTGGTGTATACGGCCGGCTGGAAGGCCGCCCACGAGATCTACCTGACAGGCGGGACAGTCCACGCCGCCGAAGCGCTCCGGCTGCGAATGATCAACCGTATCGTCTCACAGGAGAACCTGCTCAACGAGGCAGAGCGGCTGGGTACGATCATATCGCGGATGCCGATGGAGTCGCTGAAGCTCGGCAAAATCGCGACCAGGCACGCCTACGATCTCGCCGGTTTGCGCGAGGCTTGGTTCTACGGCAAGGAGGCGGATATCCTCGCCCATCTCGTCGCAGGTGACGAAGTCGAATCCAACATCCGACACGAGCAGGGTGTCACCGCCGCGATCCAGTGGCGGAAGGAACGATTCGTCGGTCTGGACGTGCCGTTCGAGTGA
- a CDS encoding carboxymuconolactone decarboxylase family protein — MDAVTEKQLDKHWNTFLGKVPPIIDSVKQLSPSYFQHYTQARDDVLQDNPDGLSLAMKELIFVIIDIWRENPSGGKNHIEAALRAGVTLQQIREAMVMILLCNGMVTYGRIGDELFQHALKIQGESE, encoded by the coding sequence GTGGACGCCGTAACAGAAAAGCAGCTGGATAAGCACTGGAACACATTTCTGGGCAAGGTACCGCCGATCATCGACTCCGTGAAGCAGCTCAGCCCAAGCTACTTCCAGCACTACACGCAGGCACGCGACGATGTGCTGCAGGACAATCCCGACGGCCTCAGCCTCGCCATGAAAGAACTGATCTTCGTCATCATCGACATCTGGCGGGAGAACCCCAGCGGCGGCAAGAACCACATCGAGGCCGCGCTGCGTGCGGGCGTAACGCTCCAACAGATCCGCGAAGCCATGGTGATGATCCTGCTGTGCAACGGCATGGTCACCTACGGCCGGATCGGGGACGAACTGTTCCAACATGCACTGAAAATCCAAGGCGAATCCGAATAG
- a CDS encoding acetate--CoA ligase family protein, producing MRTVVMTASGGMGALVADMAAGTSLELVPVTVKLSGLPELSGNPVDIGPIAQQPDTTKLAYLTSVVESAARPDVLLLILTPLANDFPDIGEEILRVLPTWTAQGVTVVIAYMASEIRLPDELETRLRRAGAAVIAQPPRAVAALAALAARRASSTLSTGKPIAARQPEQKLPEDAFDLLALHGMVLPQQAAAHSAEAAVAIGDRIGYPVVAKIESDAVAHRTQLGGVIVGIRNAVELQAAYATLDTRFSEHIRGGTGYVLVQQQNVGEEFLIGIVTDPEFGPVLTIGSGGVTAELDKDMVFLPLPCAPGEIEAAVRTLRRYPLFTGYRNLPPLNLRALLSAVDALVAAYDAEPGITEIEVNPLMIDGARACAVDVLIG from the coding sequence ATGAGAACTGTGGTCATGACCGCCAGCGGCGGGATGGGTGCACTGGTCGCCGACATGGCGGCCGGCACATCCCTGGAACTCGTGCCGGTCACCGTGAAATTGTCGGGGCTTCCGGAGCTCTCGGGCAATCCTGTCGATATCGGACCCATCGCCCAGCAGCCCGACACGACCAAGTTGGCCTACCTGACGTCGGTCGTTGAATCGGCGGCACGGCCAGACGTGTTGCTGCTGATACTGACCCCACTGGCCAACGATTTCCCGGACATCGGCGAAGAGATTCTGCGTGTGCTACCGACGTGGACCGCGCAGGGCGTCACCGTCGTCATCGCCTACATGGCGTCGGAAATCCGTCTGCCCGACGAGCTCGAGACCCGCCTTCGCCGGGCGGGCGCGGCAGTCATCGCGCAGCCACCACGAGCCGTCGCTGCACTGGCAGCCCTCGCCGCACGGCGTGCGTCGTCGACGCTGAGCACCGGCAAGCCGATCGCAGCACGCCAGCCGGAGCAGAAGCTCCCTGAAGATGCGTTCGATTTGCTCGCTCTGCACGGCATGGTCCTCCCACAACAGGCCGCTGCGCACTCGGCGGAGGCGGCAGTCGCGATCGGTGACCGGATCGGATACCCGGTCGTCGCGAAAATTGAGTCCGACGCGGTTGCGCACCGTACCCAGCTCGGCGGCGTGATCGTCGGAATCCGCAACGCCGTCGAACTGCAGGCCGCTTACGCCACCCTCGACACAAGGTTTTCCGAGCACATCCGGGGCGGTACCGGGTACGTACTCGTCCAGCAACAGAACGTGGGCGAGGAGTTCCTCATCGGTATCGTCACCGATCCGGAGTTCGGGCCGGTGCTGACGATCGGGTCGGGTGGGGTCACGGCGGAGCTGGACAAGGACATGGTTTTCCTCCCCCTTCCGTGCGCGCCGGGGGAGATCGAGGCAGCGGTCCGCACATTGCGGCGGTATCCACTTTTCACCGGATACCGCAACCTGCCGCCGTTGAACCTCCGCGCGCTGCTGTCGGCCGTCGACGCACTGGTCGCTGCATACGACGCCGAGCCGGGGATCACCGAGATCGAGGTGAACCCTCTCATGATCGACGGCGCTCGGGCCTGTGCCGTGGATGTCCTGATCGGATGA
- a CDS encoding CoA-binding protein, translating to MAADPLTALLRPSAVAVVGASSDPASYASRPLRYLLDAGFTGRLAAVNPRRTETMGVPTYPTITDIPFVPDVALILVNAALVPATLLECAKAGVPFAISVASGFGEAGNSVLDDEVRRICTGSGLRLLGPNCIGALNNIDNVPLTFSTVIGQMPLSPGPLAVVAQSGALTNVVLQTCACRGLGIGYAVTSGNELDLEWGELALAVLEQSETRVLLGYVEAFKNPETAREVGRRARELDKTVIVTKSGRSAAGAAASRSHTGKIAGDGQMWEAVANEFGLLPAASLDELVDIAEVRLAELAAVAGRDGR from the coding sequence ATGGCTGCCGATCCACTTACCGCATTGCTGCGGCCGTCCGCGGTCGCCGTCGTAGGTGCTTCCTCCGATCCCGCAAGCTATGCGTCGCGGCCCCTCCGATATCTGCTCGACGCCGGGTTCACGGGTCGGCTCGCGGCGGTCAACCCACGCAGGACCGAGACGATGGGAGTGCCGACTTACCCGACGATCACCGACATTCCGTTCGTGCCGGACGTGGCGCTAATCCTTGTCAATGCGGCCCTGGTGCCGGCCACTTTATTGGAGTGCGCCAAGGCCGGGGTGCCGTTTGCGATCAGCGTCGCGAGCGGGTTCGGAGAGGCTGGCAATTCGGTGCTCGACGACGAGGTCCGCAGGATCTGCACGGGGTCGGGGCTACGACTGCTGGGGCCGAACTGCATCGGTGCGCTGAACAATATCGACAATGTTCCGCTGACCTTTTCGACGGTGATCGGACAGATGCCGCTGTCGCCGGGGCCGTTGGCGGTGGTGGCGCAGAGCGGGGCCCTGACCAACGTCGTGCTGCAGACCTGCGCGTGCCGCGGGCTCGGCATCGGCTACGCGGTCACCTCAGGTAACGAACTCGACCTGGAGTGGGGCGAACTCGCACTCGCTGTGCTCGAGCAATCAGAGACCCGGGTGCTACTCGGCTACGTCGAGGCCTTCAAGAACCCCGAGACCGCACGCGAAGTCGGGCGCCGTGCACGTGAACTCGACAAAACCGTGATCGTCACGAAGTCTGGACGATCGGCTGCCGGGGCAGCAGCCTCCCGTTCCCACACGGGGAAGATCGCCGGCGACGGCCAGATGTGGGAGGCGGTGGCGAATGAATTTGGTTTGCTACCAGCAGCATCGCTCGACGAGCTTGTTGACATCGCGGAGGTTCGGCTCGCCGAACTTGCCGCCGTCGCCGGGAGGGACGGACGATGA
- a CDS encoding NAD(P)/FAD-dependent oxidoreductase — translation MSTPFSISEAELDELRARYRHERDVRMTKRRAKARKSTATLADVGLSEADPHMPPIHREPLTDEVDVLVIGGGLSGILSGAHLRMRGVQSIRVLDKAGDFGGVWYWNRYPGAQCDVESYIYLPLLEETGYIPTEKYTRQPEILDYCRKAARHFDLYRDTCFQTQVTGLEWDERRRRWTVHTDRGDAMRARFVLMANGPMDKPRPPAIPGIETFRGHAFHSSRWDYEYTKGSAEGDLSGLADKSVGIIGTGATAVQIVPHLGRSAKQVYVFQRTPSTVAPRNNRPTDPSWVASLEPGWQQRRIHNFTALISGVAGLEDLVDDGWTYAFKKLMCNPDFVGLSPAERAARTEVADLELGEEVRARIDSIVSDPATAESLKGYYYYFCKRPGFHDEYLQTFERPNVSLVDTKGAEIERITPDGLVVNGAEYPLDCLIFATGFDINSARTRRAGFDVVGRDGVSLTVKWADGMSSLHGMMTSGFPNLAFSPGVNSQFAPLTINFPTALGEFARHVAFVIAHCIDNEVEVFDVESDAEAGWVQTIKTRSARNDPYSRQRLELLQACIPGFFNNEGRPEDLPETDANFGGSALEFYDMLENWRAEGRFAGLSLEPRRAER, via the coding sequence ATGTCAACCCCTTTCAGCATATCCGAAGCAGAATTGGACGAACTTCGGGCCCGCTACCGTCACGAGCGCGACGTCCGCATGACGAAACGGCGGGCGAAGGCACGCAAAAGTACGGCAACGTTGGCCGATGTCGGCCTCAGCGAGGCTGATCCACACATGCCTCCGATCCACCGTGAACCGCTGACCGACGAGGTGGACGTGCTCGTGATCGGCGGTGGGCTTTCCGGAATCCTGAGCGGCGCGCACCTCCGTATGCGCGGCGTGCAGTCGATCCGAGTTCTCGACAAGGCTGGCGACTTCGGCGGTGTCTGGTACTGGAACCGCTATCCCGGCGCCCAGTGCGATGTCGAGTCATACATTTACCTGCCGCTACTGGAGGAAACGGGCTACATCCCGACCGAAAAGTACACCCGTCAACCGGAAATTCTGGACTACTGCCGGAAGGCCGCACGCCACTTCGACCTATACCGCGACACGTGCTTCCAGACACAGGTGACGGGGTTGGAGTGGGATGAAAGGAGGCGACGCTGGACGGTACACACCGATCGTGGTGACGCGATGCGCGCGCGATTCGTGCTGATGGCGAACGGTCCGATGGACAAGCCGCGGCCGCCGGCGATCCCTGGGATCGAGACCTTTCGTGGCCATGCCTTTCACAGTAGCCGGTGGGACTACGAGTACACGAAGGGTAGCGCCGAGGGTGACTTGAGCGGGTTGGCGGACAAGTCGGTCGGAATCATCGGCACAGGCGCTACTGCGGTGCAGATCGTGCCTCATCTCGGTCGGTCGGCGAAGCAGGTGTACGTGTTCCAGCGGACACCGTCCACCGTGGCCCCTCGCAACAACCGGCCAACGGACCCGTCGTGGGTGGCGTCGTTGGAACCCGGCTGGCAGCAGCGTCGTATCCACAACTTCACCGCGCTCATCTCGGGTGTTGCAGGGCTGGAAGATCTCGTCGACGACGGTTGGACGTACGCCTTCAAAAAGCTGATGTGCAATCCGGACTTTGTCGGCCTTTCTCCCGCGGAGCGGGCGGCGCGCACCGAGGTCGCGGACCTGGAACTGGGCGAGGAAGTTCGCGCCCGGATCGACTCGATCGTGAGTGATCCGGCCACGGCCGAAAGCCTGAAGGGCTATTACTACTACTTTTGCAAGCGGCCCGGCTTTCATGACGAGTACCTCCAGACGTTTGAACGCCCGAACGTCTCGCTGGTGGATACGAAAGGCGCTGAAATCGAGCGAATCACGCCGGACGGACTTGTCGTCAATGGCGCCGAATACCCGCTTGACTGCCTGATCTTCGCCACCGGCTTCGATATCAACTCGGCCCGCACTCGCCGTGCTGGATTCGACGTCGTCGGCCGAGATGGGGTCAGTTTGACCGTGAAGTGGGCGGACGGCATGTCGTCGCTGCACGGCATGATGACCAGTGGTTTCCCGAACCTGGCGTTCAGTCCCGGGGTCAATTCCCAGTTCGCCCCGTTGACGATCAACTTCCCCACCGCACTGGGCGAATTCGCCCGGCATGTCGCCTTTGTCATTGCGCACTGCATCGACAACGAAGTAGAGGTATTCGACGTCGAGTCCGACGCGGAGGCAGGCTGGGTGCAGACGATAAAGACGCGCTCGGCACGTAACGACCCGTACTCCCGGCAACGCCTCGAGCTCCTACAGGCATGTATTCCGGGCTTCTTCAACAACGAGGGTCGACCGGAGGACCTGCCGGAGACCGACGCGAACTTCGGCGGATCGGCGCTCGAGTTCTACGACATGTTGGAGAACTGGCGGGCCGAGGGCAGGTTCGCGGGTCTGTCACTCGAGCCCCGGAGGGCGGAACGTTGA
- a CDS encoding MFS transporter, producing the protein MKPPLRVDVEAVVDGAPFSRLQKRTLAICIAIAILDGFDVQSIGFAAPAIAKDWGLPVSAFGLVFSAGLVGMMLGGMAFGPIADRIGRRKVILLCTVGVAVFTLLQTIAPNVETLLALRFVCGIGLGGLTPNLIALASEYAPARRRSTVVTVVVSSMSLGGMVGGFLAAYLIPHYGWRTVFAAGGVLTLIILLIAWRALPESIRFLAVTGQNERAAKILGRLAPAVQADATKSAFVLPEKAIRRSPVRTLFTEHRSVVTILLWIVFGMNLFVAYFLLNWMPSLFTAAGLSASLALVATSLYNFGGVVGGVTIGLIADYRRSATGILAASYLIAAVSIAATATAIGNTALMLIALFVVGFGISGGQTGISAVGADVYPTVARSTGLGWAYGVGRVGSIIGPLVGGFLIAAGLASTTIFSLTIIPTILAAVGIVLLAVRRRNMRITGQSIEPPSVDRQLQS; encoded by the coding sequence ATGAAACCTCCCCTACGCGTCGACGTCGAGGCCGTAGTCGATGGTGCACCGTTCTCTCGCTTGCAGAAACGTACGCTCGCAATCTGCATCGCGATCGCAATCCTGGACGGCTTCGACGTTCAGTCGATCGGCTTCGCCGCACCGGCCATCGCCAAGGATTGGGGGCTCCCGGTCTCGGCGTTCGGCCTGGTTTTCTCCGCGGGACTCGTCGGCATGATGTTGGGAGGAATGGCTTTCGGTCCGATCGCCGATCGGATCGGGCGTCGCAAGGTCATTCTGCTGTGTACTGTGGGGGTCGCGGTCTTCACCTTACTTCAGACCATCGCCCCCAATGTCGAGACCCTCCTAGCGCTCCGCTTTGTGTGTGGCATCGGCCTCGGCGGACTCACACCGAACCTGATCGCACTGGCGTCCGAGTACGCCCCAGCTCGTCGTCGCTCCACCGTCGTCACCGTTGTGGTGTCGTCGATGTCCCTCGGTGGCATGGTGGGCGGCTTTCTGGCGGCCTACCTGATACCCCATTACGGTTGGCGCACTGTATTTGCCGCCGGTGGAGTCCTGACCTTGATCATCTTGTTAATTGCCTGGCGAGCGCTTCCGGAGTCGATCCGCTTCCTCGCGGTGACCGGACAGAATGAGCGAGCAGCCAAGATTCTCGGGAGGCTTGCCCCGGCGGTTCAGGCAGACGCGACGAAGAGCGCGTTCGTCCTGCCGGAAAAGGCTATTCGTCGCTCCCCGGTGCGGACGTTGTTCACCGAACATCGGTCGGTGGTGACGATTCTGCTCTGGATTGTCTTCGGCATGAACCTGTTCGTCGCATACTTCCTGCTGAACTGGATGCCGTCGCTCTTCACCGCGGCCGGCCTCAGCGCGTCCCTTGCCCTAGTGGCGACATCGCTGTACAACTTTGGTGGGGTTGTGGGTGGCGTTACTATAGGTCTGATTGCGGACTACCGACGATCTGCCACCGGCATCCTTGCCGCCAGCTACCTCATCGCTGCGGTGTCCATCGCCGCCACCGCGACGGCGATCGGCAACACCGCCCTCATGCTGATTGCGCTGTTCGTTGTCGGCTTCGGCATATCCGGTGGACAGACCGGGATCAGCGCGGTCGGCGCCGACGTCTACCCGACGGTTGCCCGTTCCACCGGCCTCGGCTGGGCCTACGGCGTCGGCCGAGTCGGATCGATCATCGGCCCGCTCGTTGGCGGGTTCCTCATCGCCGCCGGTTTGGCCTCCACCACGATCTTCAGCCTGACGATCATTCCGACAATCCTCGCTGCTGTCGGCATCGTCTTACTCGCCGTGCGTCGCAGGAACATGCGTATCACAGGGCAGAGTATTGAGCCACCCTCGGTCGATCGGCAACTCCAGTCATGA